From one Pseudomonadota bacterium genomic stretch:
- a CDS encoding PFL family protein, whose product MWLSSEEIFETVRMIEMEHLDVRTVTLGVSLLDCAGSSDIERVATMCYDKIVRVAGALKQVVEEVSDEFGIPIVNKRISVTPAAYVAAATTASDYTPLARALDRAAETVGVDFLGGFSALVHKGMKRCDEVFLDSVPSALAATSRVCASVNVASTRAGINMDAIERMGHIIREAAWASADRGGIHCSRLVTFSNVPEDNPFMAGAMHGIGESEAVINVGVSGPGVVRSALARLDPTADLGEVAEMIKRTSFKITRTGELVGREVSRRLGVRFGIVDLSLAPTPARGDSVAEILESMGLERCGTHGSTAALALLNDAVKKGGAMASSYVGGLSGAFIPVSEDAAMVDAAAVGALSLDKLEAMTAVCSVGLDMVAVPGDVPAETLSAIIADEMAIGVINSKTTGVRIIPVPHKRAGDRVPYGGLLGEVIVMPVNPFSSVGFVQRRGRIPAPIQSLTN is encoded by the coding sequence ATGTGGCTTTCTTCTGAGGAGATCTTTGAGACCGTCCGCATGATCGAGATGGAGCATCTCGACGTGCGAACCGTGACGCTGGGCGTGAGCCTGCTCGACTGCGCGGGGAGCAGCGACATCGAGCGGGTGGCCACCATGTGCTACGACAAGATCGTGCGCGTGGCGGGGGCGTTGAAGCAGGTGGTGGAAGAGGTGTCCGACGAGTTCGGCATCCCCATCGTGAACAAGCGCATCTCGGTCACGCCTGCCGCATATGTTGCCGCGGCAACCACCGCCAGTGACTACACGCCGCTGGCCCGTGCCCTCGACCGGGCTGCCGAGACCGTGGGGGTCGATTTCCTCGGTGGATTCTCTGCCCTGGTTCACAAGGGCATGAAGCGATGCGACGAGGTGTTCCTCGACTCCGTGCCCAGCGCCCTCGCGGCCACCTCGAGGGTGTGCGCGTCGGTGAACGTCGCCTCGACGCGGGCAGGCATCAACATGGATGCCATCGAGCGCATGGGGCACATCATCCGCGAGGCGGCGTGGGCCTCCGCCGATCGCGGCGGCATCCACTGCAGCCGCCTCGTCACCTTCTCAAACGTGCCTGAGGACAACCCTTTCATGGCGGGCGCCATGCACGGCATCGGAGAGTCGGAGGCCGTCATCAACGTGGGGGTGAGCGGCCCGGGCGTCGTTCGCTCGGCGCTGGCCCGTCTTGACCCGACCGCCGACCTCGGCGAGGTGGCCGAGATGATCAAGCGCACCTCGTTCAAGATCACGCGCACGGGGGAGCTGGTGGGGCGCGAGGTGTCTCGTCGTCTCGGCGTTCGCTTCGGCATCGTCGATCTCTCGCTGGCGCCGACACCCGCGCGAGGAGACAGTGTGGCCGAGATCCTCGAGTCGATGGGGCTCGAGCGCTGCGGAACCCACGGCAGCACCGCGGCACTGGCGCTGCTCAACGACGCGGTCAAGAAGGGGGGCGCCATGGCGTCGTCCTATGTGGGCGGCTTGAGCGGAGCGTTCATCCCCGTGAGCGAGGACGCCGCCATGGTCGACGCCGCGGCGGTGGGGGCGCTGTCGCTCGACAAGCTCGAGGCGATGACGGCGGTCTGCTCGGTGGGTCTCGACATGGTGGCCGTGCCCGGTGATGTGCCGGCCGAGACCTTGTCGGCCATCATCGCAGACGAGATGGCCATCGGCGTCATCAACTCGAAGACGACCGGCGTGCGCATCATCCCGGTTCCGCACAAGCGGGCGGGTGATCGCGTGCCCTATGGCGGTCTGCTCGGAGAGGTCATCGTGATGCCGGTGAACCCGTTCTCGTCAGTCGGATTCGTGCAGCGCCGCGGCCGCATCCCCGCGCCCATCCAGAGCCTCACGAACTGA